The Panulirus ornatus isolate Po-2019 chromosome 32, ASM3632096v1, whole genome shotgun sequence genome includes a window with the following:
- the LOC139759298 gene encoding ectonucleoside triphosphate diphosphohydrolase 1-like, whose protein sequence is MLILFSVQFGMVIDAGSSHSEVFVFTWNGEKPLGTADVKLLHSCFVSGGISSFVTHPDDLGKYFARCLAETEVHVPYFHRSSTPIYVGATAGMRILRDFDPEGVSAVLATLREFLVTNTTFHVDQKNTEILPGEVEGLSGWIAVNYLLNLLKQVIIISLELAKAVLVSQ, encoded by the exons ATGTTGATATTGTTCTCTGTCCAGTTTGGTATGGTGATAGATGCTGGATCTTCTCACAGTGAGGTCTTCGTGTTTACGTGGAATGGTGAGAAGCCTCTTGGAACAGCAGATGTGAAACTTCTTCACAGTTGTTTTGTGTCAG GAGGTATAAGCAGTTTTGTAACCCATCCTGATGATCTGGGTAAATATTTTGCACGCTGCCTGGCTGAAACTGAAGTTCATGTCCCATACTTTCATCGATCAAGTACTCCAATTTATGTAGGAGCTACAGCTGGAATGAGAATCCTAAG AGATTTTGATCCAGAAGGAGTTTCAGCAGTACTAGCAACATTGCGAGAGTTTCTTGTTACAAACACAACATTCCATGTGGACCAAAAGAATACTGAAATTCTGCCAGGTGAAGTGGAAGGCTTGAGTGGCTGGATCGCTGTCAACTATTTGCTGAATTTATTAAAGCAGGTAATCATTATCAGTTTAGAGTTGGCAAAAGCTGTACTTGTGTCACAATAA